The following proteins come from a genomic window of Yinghuangia sp. ASG 101:
- the rsmI gene encoding 16S rRNA (cytidine(1402)-2'-O)-methyltransferase, which yields MEDELCGVLVLAGTPIGEVADAPPRLAAEMGSADVIAAEDTRRLRRLASALGVEIGGRVVSYFEGNEAARTGDLVRALREGSRVLLVTDAGMPSVSDPGYRLVEAAVAEGVRVTAVPGPSAVLTALAVSGLPVDRFCFEGFLPRKAGERASRLREVAGEPRTLVFFEAPHRLADALAAMAEAFGGERRAAVCRELTKTYEEVRRGPLASLASWAEGGVRGEITVVVEGAPPAGPADLGPAELAALVAHRESAGQPRKEAIAAVAAECGLPKREVFDAVVAAKKAASGG from the coding sequence ATCGGCGAGGTCGCCGACGCCCCTCCGCGCCTGGCCGCCGAAATGGGCTCGGCCGACGTCATCGCGGCCGAGGACACGCGTCGGCTGCGGCGACTGGCGTCGGCGCTCGGGGTGGAGATCGGCGGCCGGGTGGTCTCGTACTTCGAGGGCAACGAGGCCGCGCGTACCGGCGACCTGGTCCGCGCGCTGCGCGAGGGCTCGCGTGTGCTGTTGGTCACCGACGCGGGGATGCCGTCGGTGTCCGACCCCGGCTACCGCCTGGTCGAGGCGGCGGTCGCCGAGGGGGTGCGGGTGACCGCGGTGCCCGGGCCCTCCGCGGTGCTGACCGCGTTGGCGGTGTCTGGGCTGCCGGTCGACCGCTTCTGCTTCGAGGGATTTCTGCCGCGCAAGGCCGGCGAGCGCGCGTCGCGTCTGCGCGAGGTGGCCGGGGAGCCGCGCACGCTGGTGTTCTTCGAGGCACCGCACCGGCTGGCCGACGCGCTCGCGGCGATGGCGGAGGCGTTCGGCGGCGAGCGGCGGGCGGCGGTGTGCCGGGAGCTGACCAAGACGTACGAGGAGGTACGCCGCGGCCCGCTCGCCTCGCTGGCCTCGTGGGCCGAGGGCGGGGTGCGCGGCGAGATCACGGTCGTGGTCGAGGGCGCGCCGCCGGCCGGGCCCGCCGACCTCGGGCCGGCGGAGTTGGCCGCGCTGGTGGCCCACCGGGAGAGCGCCGGGCAGCCGCGCAAGGAGGCCATCGCGGCGGTCGCGGCCGAGTGCGGGCTCCCGAAGCGCGAGGTTTTCGACGCCGTGGTGGCCGCGAAGAAGGCGGCCTCGGGCGGCTGA